The Canis lupus familiaris isolate Mischka breed German Shepherd chromosome 27, alternate assembly UU_Cfam_GSD_1.0, whole genome shotgun sequence genome window below encodes:
- the LOC486757 gene encoding ribonuclease P protein subunit p25-like protein: protein MEHYRKAGSVELPAPSPMPQLPPDTLEMRVRDGSKIRNLLGLALGRLEGGSARHVVFSGSGRAAGKAVSCAEIVKRRVPGLHQLTKLRFLQTEDSWVPISPDTGLDPLTVRRHVPAVWVLLSRDPLDPNECGYQPPGAPPGLGPTSSSSCGPRPRRRVRDTWS, encoded by the coding sequence ATGGAGCACTATCGGAAAGCTGGCTCTGTGGAACTCCCAGCACCTTCTCCAATGCCGCAGCTACCTCCTGATACCCTGGAGATGCGGGTCCGAGATGGCAGCAAAATCCGCAACCTTCTGGGCCTGGCACTGGGTCGATTGGAGGGTGGTAGTGCACGGCATGTGGTGTTCTCAGGTTCTGGCCGGGCCGCAGGGAAGGCGGTGAGCTGTGCTGAGATTGTCAAGCGACGTGTACCAGGCCTGCACCAGCTTACCAAGCTGCGCTTCCTGCAGACTGAAGATAGCTGGGTGCCAATCTCACCTGACACGGGCCTGGATCCCCTCACAGTGCGCCGCCATGTACCTGCAGTGTGGGTACTGCTTAGCCGGGACCCCCTAGACCCCAATGAATGTGGCTACCAGCCTCCAGGAGCACCCCCTGGCCTgggccccacatcgagctccagCTGTGGCCCACGACCCCGAAGAAGGGTTCGAGACACTTGGTCCTGA